The Deinococcus sp. YIM 134068 sequence GCAGCTCCACGACAAGCGCCGCGCCGAGGCCGAGAAGACCATGCGCCGGGAACTGCGGGAGCTATGAGGAGGGGTGCGGGAAGGGGACGGGGAGCGCACATGCTCAGGCCGCTGCTGCTCTCGGCGGCGCTCCTCGGCGCGGGGCTGGCGGGGGCACAGATCACCCTGGGTCGCCTGAATCTCGCGGGCGCGTCGGTGCAGAGCATCACCCTGTACGGGGCGGACTACGCGAGCGCGGAGGTGCTGGGCGGCGTGGTGCGGGTTACGCGCGACCTCCCCGAGGTGCCCGTCACGCTGGAGGGGACGGAGCCGACCGCCACAGAACCCGCCGGGCCGGGGGTCGCCCGCGTGGAGGCGTTCGGGCACACGCTGCTGCTGCCCATCGACGAGGACCAGCAGCGGGCCACGACGGACTTCAACACCGTGCAGCTCGACGCGGTGCGGGTGCGGGCGCGCACGGCGACCCTCGTGAACGGCACCCTCTACCTGCCGCTCGACACGCTGGCGCGTGGGCTGGGGGCAACCTACGAGGCGGGGGTGTTCAAGGTGCGGCCCGCCCTCCTCTACGGGGTGAGCAGCCGCGCGGGGGCGGACAGCGACCGGCTGGTGCTCGACCTCAGCCGCGACGCGACCGTGACCGACGAGCTGCGCGGCACGACCGTCACCGTCACCCTGCGCGGGGTGCGGGGCCAGGCGCGGCGCTACACCACGCGCGGTGCCTTCGTGCCACGGGCGGAGGTGGCCCGCCGGGGCGACGACCTCACCCTGAGCTTCACCCTCCCGCAGGGAAGCGGCTACCGGGTCTACCGGGTGGTGCGGACGGGCGGGGCGCGGCTCGTCGTGGACGCCGGGCCGGGCGTGCCGCGCACCGTGCCCGCGCTCGTGGACCGCATCACCCGGCCCCTGATCGTGCTGGACCCCGCCCGCGTGACCGGGCTGGGCCGCGACGTGACGCTCGACGTGGCCCGCCGCGCCGCCGAGCTGCTCAGCCAGGCGGGGTGGCAGGTCAAGGTGACGCGCGACACCGGGACCGCCCTCGGCATCAACCAGAAGCTCGCCCTCGCCCGGCGCAGCGACGTGTACCTCGCGCTCGACCTGGGCCGCTTTCCCGGTGCCAAGCGCGGCGGCGTCACCGTGTACGAGCCGACGGGCCGCGCCACCAACCAGTACGTGAACGCCGTGCGGGGCGGTGCCCAGCCCCCCTATGCCAACCTCGCGGTGGCGGGGGCGGGCGGCACCCGGCGGCTGTCCGAACTCCTGCGCGGTGAATTGCGCGGCGGCGGGCTGGGCACCGCGCAGCAGCAGAACGTGACGCGCGTGCTCACGCTCGGCGAGGCCCCGCAGGCCGCCCTGCTGCTGGAGATGGGCTGGGCGGGCAACGCCGAGGACCGCGCGAAGCTGGAGGTGGACGCCCGCCTCCAGGCGATGTCCGTCGCCGTCGCGCGCTCGGTCGCCACCTACCTCACGGCGCGGGCCTCCAACGCCGGGCAGGCCCCCACCTCCCAGGCCGGGGCGAGGCCGTGAGGCGGCTGTTTTCCCTGTTCAACGTGGTGAGCGCCGCGCTGCTCGCCGCCGCCGCCTTCGCCTACCAGGAGGTGCAGCGTCCCCCGGAGACGCCCCGTGCCCCGGCCCTCGAACTCGCCGAGCGGCGGGGCGTGCAAGTCAGGGTCTACTTCACCGACGCGCAGGTGCAGACCCTCAAGCCCGAGTCGCGCACCGTGCAGGTCGTGCAGGAGAACCCCAGCGCGGTCTCGCAGGCCGCCCTGAACGTCTGGGCGCAGGGACCGACCGCCTCCGGCTCGCTCCCCGTCGTCCCGAAGGGCACCCCCGCCCCCCGCGTCTACCTGCGCGGTGCCCACTACTACGTCAACCTCCCCGACGCCTATCTCCGCCTCAAGTACGGCACGAGCGGCGAGCGGATGCTCCTGTGCACCCTCACCCGCACCCTGCTGGAGGCGCGCGGCCAGGACGTGACCTTCCTCGTGGGCGGACAGAACGTGGACACGCTCGGGCGGCTGGACCTGCGCGAGCCGTACACGCGGCAGGACTGCGCGGATGGGTGAGGGCCGACGGGTGAGGGGAGGTCGAGGGGTCTAGAGGTCGAGCCGTCGAGAGGGGCGGACACCGTTCTGACCTCTCGACTCCTCGACTCCTCGACCCCCCGCCGTCCCCCCATGCTCCACAGCATCACCCTTCAGGGCTTCAAGAGCTTCGCCGACCGCACCCGATTGGAGTTCGGGCCGGGCGTGTCCGCCGTCATCGGGCCGAACGGCAGCGGCAAGAGCAACGTGGTGGAGGCGATCCGCTGGGCTACCCACGGGGCGCGGGCGCGCGAGTTGCGGGCCGGGCGCGGCACGGAGCTGATCTTCCACGGCAGCGGCGGCAAGGCCCCGGTCGGGCTGGCGGAGGTGGAGCTGGAGCTGCGAACCCAGGGGGGCCGGGTCAACGTCGCGCGCCGCGTCTACCGCGACGGCACGGGCGAGCAGGACCTCAACGGTCGGCCCGTCCGCGCCCGCGACGTGCAATCGGCGCTGCGGGGC is a genomic window containing:
- a CDS encoding N-acetylmuramoyl-L-alanine amidase, which gives rise to MLRPLLLSAALLGAGLAGAQITLGRLNLAGASVQSITLYGADYASAEVLGGVVRVTRDLPEVPVTLEGTEPTATEPAGPGVARVEAFGHTLLLPIDEDQQRATTDFNTVQLDAVRVRARTATLVNGTLYLPLDTLARGLGATYEAGVFKVRPALLYGVSSRAGADSDRLVLDLSRDATVTDELRGTTVTVTLRGVRGQARRYTTRGAFVPRAEVARRGDDLTLSFTLPQGSGYRVYRVVRTGGARLVVDAGPGVPRTVPALVDRITRPLIVLDPARVTGLGRDVTLDVARRAAELLSQAGWQVKVTRDTGTALGINQKLALARRSDVYLALDLGRFPGAKRGGVTVYEPTGRATNQYVNAVRGGAQPPYANLAVAGAGGTRRLSELLRGELRGGGLGTAQQQNVTRVLTLGEAPQAALLLEMGWAGNAEDRAKLEVDARLQAMSVAVARSVATYLTARASNAGQAPTSQAGARP
- a CDS encoding GerMN domain-containing protein; this translates as MRRLFSLFNVVSAALLAAAAFAYQEVQRPPETPRAPALELAERRGVQVRVYFTDAQVQTLKPESRTVQVVQENPSAVSQAALNVWAQGPTASGSLPVVPKGTPAPRVYLRGAHYYVNLPDAYLRLKYGTSGERMLLCTLTRTLLEARGQDVTFLVGGQNVDTLGRLDLREPYTRQDCADG